Proteins from a genomic interval of Arachis hypogaea cultivar Tifrunner chromosome 10, arahy.Tifrunner.gnm2.J5K5, whole genome shotgun sequence:
- the LOC112715600 gene encoding cysteine desulfurase 1, chloroplastic — protein sequence MEVLLPKLPSFMFSSPICCCSISTRSSSYVKFGFRRFSSLSVCASTVNEAVAEPSLGSPSLGHTTRPHFPILHQEVNGSKLVYLDNAATSQKPTVVLKTLQSYYEAYNSNVHRGIHFLSAKATDQYEAARRKVASFINASDSSEIVFTRNATEAINLVAYSWGLSNLKRDDEIILTVAEHHSAIVPWQLLAQKVGAVLKFVNLNQYEIPDMDKLKELLSRKTKLVVVHHVSNVLASVLPVRDIANWAHDVGAKVLVDACQSVPHMTVDVHSLNVDFLVASSHKMCGPTGVGFLYGKIDLLSSMPPFLGGGEMISDVFLDHSTYAEPPSRFEAGTPAIGEAIGLGAAIDYLSGIGMQTIHDYEVELGRYLYERLLSIPNIRIYGPAPSEKIKRAALCSFNVENIHATDLATFLDQQHGVAIRSGHHCAQPLHRYLGVNASARVSLYFYNTKEDVDNFIQALNDTVNFFNSFK from the exons ATGGAAGTTTTGCTGCCAAAACTTCCATCTTTCATGTTCTCAAGCCCCATTTGTTGCTGTTCAATAAGCACTAGGAGCTCTTCGTATGTGAAATTCGGATTCCGTCGATTTTCTTCTCTATCTGTTTGTGCATCAACCGTTAATGAAGCTGTAGCTGAACCATCCCTTGGTTCCCCTTCTTTGGGGCACACCACAAGACCCCATTTTCCTATACTTCACCAG GAAGTAAATGGCTCAAAACTTGTTTACTTAGACAATGCAGCAACTTCTCAGAAGCCTACCGTTGTTTTGAAGACACTGCAAAGCTACTACGAAGCATACAATTCGAATGTACATCGGGGCATACATTTCTTGAG TGCAAAGGCCACGGATCAGTATGAAGCAGCTAGAAGGAAGGTTGCAAGTTTTATAAATGCTTCTGACTCCAGTGAAATTGTATTTACGAGAAATGCTACTGAAGCTATCAATCTAGTGGCTTATTCTTGGGGCTTGTCAAATTTAAAAAGAGATGATGAG ATTATACTTACGGTTGCTGAACATCACAGTGCGATTGTTCCTTGGCAACTACTTGCTCAAAAAGTTGGGGCTGTTTTGAAATTTGTGAATTTAAACCAATATGAAATTCCAGATATGGACAAATTGAAAGAACTGCTGTCAAGGAAGACCAAGTTAGTTGTTGTCCATCATGTTTCAAATGTGCTTG CATCGGTACTTCCTGTTAGAGATATTGCTAACTGGGCTCATGATGTTGGAGCAAAAGTGCTTGTGGATGCCTGTCAGAGTGTTCCACACATGACAGTTGATGTTCACAGCCTCAATGTTGATTTTCTTGTTGCTTCTTCGCACAAG ATGTGTGGGCCTACAGGTGTTGGATTCTTATATGGTAAAATAGACCTCTTGTCGTCCATGCCCCCCTTTTTAG GTGGTGGTGAAATGATTTCAGATGTATTTCTTGATCACTCAACTTATGCTGAACCTCCATCCAG ATTTGAAGCCGGAACACCAGCAATTGGGGAAGCAATTGGTTTAGGAGCAGCAATTGATTACTTATCTGGGATTGGTATGCAAACCATACATGATTATGAG GTGGAGCTGGGAAGATATCTTTATGAAAGGCTCCTTTCAATCCCAAATATTCGCATCTATGGGCCGGCACCTTCAGAAAAAATTAAACGAGCTGCACTTTGCTCTTTCAATGTTGAAAATATTCACGCTACCGATCTTGCAACATTTCTTGATCAACAG CATGGAGTGGCTATCAGATCGGGTCACCATTGCGCCCAACCCCTCCATCGGTATTTGGGAGTCAATGCAAGTGCACGTGTAAGTCTCTATTTCTATAACACTAAGGAGGATGTTGACAATTTCATCCAGGCCCTCAATGACACAGTCAACTTCTTCAATTCATTCAAGTAA